In Aspergillus nidulans FGSC A4 chromosome II, the genomic stretch taagtgttggtggaagtgcccatccagaagcactgattgactcaattgcagtaacccattcacggtttcctggctgtagaactggtcttcggccacatgattctgacttggtaatcactttctgatgtgcacaaaggcccattgcaaagccagtctcatcaaagttgtagatatcgtccggtaggatcccgtattgttcgattgtggctcgtacggtgttaaaccatgcttgaataacctttgggttctcttgctttgctcgctggcagtcgtattgccttgacaagcgagactcaagctccgggtggcgttgagtataattatatacccatttctggccgacagtctggattggggtggaaccacgctttgcaagcagaatattagccatttctcgtacatgagcttttgtaggagctgctccgcgtagatctaaagagagaatccactgcttaagcacttcctcttcaatctcagtcaatttatggccatttgcgcgagattcggcgcgatttgtagtcccgcgtagtcgcgtacgtagtgtagattcaggcacattgaagcgacgtgctgcctcgcgtattgatgtaatctccttttttttaatagcctgtacagccagtaggagccgaccttccttctcatggcaattttggcttgaactaacgcgaactcggggcatggtggctgttggaagatagatgaccgcgtcagcatgtaaaaaagtggttgggtgcgcagctcgcttacatgcgcagctcgcttaccaaccacgttaaaTATACTGATGCGGAAATACCAAATATGCGATATACTCGCTAGCTGGTTAAGACAGGTCATATAGTGGGTGGCCGCAATCGCCAATCAACCCTTAAGAATTGACTTCTCAGTGTCGAATAACCATGAAGGAGGCTTGTCCTAAGACACTGCTTAAGATATTAGAAGAGCCAGCTGTCGAAATACATTGGCTCGTTAGTAAGCTACTATGTTTCCAGGAAAGGGCGCGGCTAAGCACTGCACTAATATTGTTCCAGGATGAACTTCTCTAGCACTGCTTAGTCAATACGCTGGCTAACTAACTAACTATCTTTCGGCTTCTTATTCCAGAAAGTGCAAGCATAAACCCACTGTGATGCATCGTTGCTCCGGAATAATTACGGCGACTGAGACTAAAATTAAAAGTTGTAGAAAGTGAGAATTAGCGCCCACATGGAAAATTCCCGGATCCCACTCACAAGATTTGAAGACGGCCCCCAGGTTGACGAAGGTGTGGATTTTGGGCGTCTGTAAGGTTAAAGAGAGAAGATACAAACCTTCGCAATGGTTGTTCAAGCTGTCTGGCTCTATTGTAGAGAAGATCGTATCCTGTCCGCCCGGATCACAAACGAAGAAAAGGAGACTCCGCGTTGCGTTTGGCCGGTTGAGACAGATTGCGGGGACGGTTAGTATTTTATTTGAGATACCCTGACATAGGAATCAATTCTAATCAAAGGACCTAACATAATACATTTTCCAGTGCAGTCATGCATCAGCGCTTGTACATATGGTCTCGTGCAAGATTTCTAGTAAGATTTCTAGTTCATGGGCTACCACAATTTGATCCTGGATTATTTATCCCGCACCGGCGACGGAGGAGGATTGCTTGCATCCCCTTCTGCAGGTTGTAAGCGTGCTGGGCCAGATGCAACAAAAGGTTCCTAATGTAAAGGACGTCACACACGTATATTACCTTGgtaagaaagaagagaagaaagccaataTTTAACCAGTCATAATTGTACTAATTATATCAGCCTACTCCAAGGCAACTGCATACTCTCTGGATGTCATGGCAATTCGGGATATCAACATTGGAATGACCCATAATGCTGTGCATGCCGTCGACCAGCTCTGCAGGATCCTGAAGTTCTTTGTGCTCCAAATCGGAACAAATGTGCGTATTGACCTCCTCTTGTTTAGTTACTCATGCTTATTAGCAAAAGATCTATGGAGTTGCGCTGTTACGCTTTCAAGAATATATCGAGATTTACCCCCCGCTGCGCGAAGACAACCTGCGCATCCCCTCACCATGGGGTGACGAGATCTTCTACTACGGGCAAATCGACTTGATCCAAGAAGCCAACAAAGGGAAGTCCTGGAAATGGTACAAAGTTCGGCCGGATCAGATTGTCGGTCTGTCTCCCTATATCCTGTATTCGACGTTACAAAGTTATTAACACGCATGCCAGGCGACGTCCCTATCCCGACGAGCATGACATATACCTAATGCTCTACCGCTACTTCAACGGCCCCGGTGCGACTGCAGTCTTCATTGGAAGTTACATTAATTATATTCACACGTATACATCATCCTCACAAGATATAATTGCTCGTTCGGAGCTCTACCTTTCACTCAAGAAGCCAGACCAGGCGCATGACGAGGCATTTAACATAGCGGACAAATCAACACACCTGTAGCTGGTTTTGGAATATATCCCTACAGCCGCTTTCAGGTGCAGCTCAGTACTGAGCTTTTGAAAATTCGTAGCCAGGGAATTGCGAAAATCTAAAACTCATGGTATATTATCTTGCTTCTGCCgttgtggaagagagctATATTAGTGTTATTTGTTGTGAGGATGTTCTATATCTTAGGCAAAGACACTAAAGCAAACCACGATACAACTCTGTCAATTTATCCACTATGAAGCGCACCAGAGAGGTGAGAGACTCGCATGAATCGGAAGATAACTGCCAAGTCCTTGTCGAAATAAAGCTTGACTGACATCGCACTAAGGGTATTTTAGAAACAATTTGATATAGGCATCACAAAAGGTGAAAAACATCATCAGCATTCCCTGATATGCATCGCTTTCAATAGCCATGTCGCAGCGGCATGTGCAAGCGCTCCTTGGACCCTAGCACCCTAGGGTCCTCTTCACATAGCGCTTCATGAATGGTCTCGTAGATGACCGGCGCCGACTTTTCCATAGCCGTCCGCGCGGATACTATCCATAGCGGTATAGCTAGAAGCGGCCCCAGGGGTGTGAGGCTACCGACACAGAGGCTTGTAGCAAGACATGCGCCGTTTACCCCCCAGCCTACGGCTGGCAATGTGACGGCTTCACTGGTCCCCCTTGCAATTTTGTTCCAGTTGTTAGGGTCAAGAGTATTCGTGACCCCATGAAGAAGTCCAGCGGGTGCGGCTGGGAGATTCAACTCGACTTGATCTTTGCCACCATGTTTGAGCCCCTCAATTTGGAGAGGGTAGAGGTCTTCAGGAAAATGCAGCGGCTCCTTGATCTGGAGCTTGGACCATGTCGGGATGAGTAGGTGGAATTTGATGTCCTTTCCTTGATTTTCATCTTTTGCAAGTAGCTTCTGTCTAACTTCACGCATGAACAGGCACGCATGGTCGAGGTCATCGCAGGGGTTGTTGACAAATTCCGACGGCAGTGGATTCTCGCTTGTCAGCCTCTTGAATGCAGGGTGCCAATAGTTGGAGTCATGGTAGACGAAGAAGCGATGATTCTTGAGGCCTGCCCTATCGATATCACTTATCTTCATTTTTATCAAGTCGTATATAGGTCGGGCAAAGCCATCGGGACCACCTGCGCCCATCACGGCGATGCAATTCCTGTCCCCGAGATGGTCGGCGATGACTTTCAGAGATTTGATCATATGCTGTGCCTGAAGAGTCTGAATCATTCGCAATGCTGTATTCCAGCATTCCAAGTAGTTGATGCGATCGAGGAGTGACTCCGTTCGGCCAGAGCCGGCAAAAGCTCCCGACGCAGCATAGTCCGTGATGTCCTTCGGAACCTTCTTCACGTTTTCACTGGAAACGCTGGCACCTGCAGCCGCCATGTCAACGCCATCAGGAAATGGGTCCAATTGACTCAGGGTGCCCGCTTTATATTGTTTCCAGATTCCTGCTGTCAGCAGAGCTGAGATTTCTTTCTCGCCTGCCGTGATATTGCTGACCGTTGCCTGCGGAGTTCTAAAAAGACGTTTGATGTGGTCATAAAGCCGCTCCGCCACCAGCCCAGCTAGGCGGAGTCCGTGGATTCTGGCGATTGGTGAGGTAGGTTTTCGAAAAAGAGCAACAATCTCAGCTAGGGTAAGCGTGCCATTGATGACTGGTCGTACCATTGGTGCCACGTAGTCGCGGTGAAATGCGAGGTACGCTTCGATTGGAGGGAGGTCGGGATAGACCTGTTGCGAGAATTGCCAGAGTTCTGCATCATAGCCGTATCCTAAAGACATTTTGCCGCTATTATATGGCTTCGCTAATTGGCCGACGTTCGACTAGTTTCTTCAAAGGACCCAAACTGAACAATTCAAGGTGTCAAATAGAAGGTTTGCTCAGCAGGGGAGATATAAGTACATTAAGAACTTTACTAGACAATGAAG encodes the following:
- a CDS encoding uncharacterized protein (transcript_id=CADANIAT00005280), translated to MKEACPKTLLKILEEPAVEIHWLKVRISAHMENSRIPLTRFEDGPQVDEGVDFGRLAVMHQRLYIWSRARFLVVSVLGQMQQKVPNVKDVTHVYYLAYSKATAYSLDVMAIRDINIGMTHNAVHAVDQLCRILKFFVLQIGTNQKIYGVALLRFQEYIEIYPPLREDNLRIPSPWGDEIFYYGQIDLIQEANKGKSWKWRRPYPDEHDIYLMLYRYFNGPGATAVFIGSYINYIHTYTSSSQDIIARSELYLSLKKPDQAHDEAFNIADKSTHL
- a CDS encoding uncharacterized protein (transcript_id=CADANIAT00005281); translated protein: MSLGYGYDAELWQFSQQVYPDLPPIEAYLAFHRDYVAPMVRPVINGTLTLAEIVALFRKPTSPIARIHGLRLAGLVAERLYDHIKRLFRTPQATVSNITAGEKEISALLTAGIWKQYKAGTLSQLDPFPDGVDMAAAGASVSSENVKKVPKDITDYAASGAFAGSGRTESLLDRINYLECWNTALRMIQTLQAQHMIKSLKVIADHLGDRNCIAVMGAGGPDGFARPIYDLIKMKISDIDRAGLKNHRFFVYHDSNYWHPAFKRLTSENPLPSEFVNNPCDDLDHACLFMREVRQKLLAKDENQGKDIKFHLLIPTWSKLQIKEPLHFPEDLYPLQIEGLKHGGKDQVELNLPAAPAGLLHGVTNTLDPNNWNKIARGTSEAVTLPAVGWGVNGACLATSLCVGSLTPLGPLLAIPLWIVSARTAMEKSAPVIYETIHEALCEEDPRVLGSKERLHMPLRHGY